A stretch of DNA from Pirellulales bacterium:
CTGCGCACGACGCGCTCGAGAGTTGTCGCGCCGATCGACACGTTCGTTCATCCGCGCGCTCGCCTGCAATCGTGCGACACGGCGAGGTCTTAACGCAGTCTACAGCCGACTAGGGCCACGCAGTAGGGGCACTATTCACGAATCATTTGCCAAGATATTTCGCGGACGGCAACCATCATTTCGCCCCGACGTCTGGAATATAGTCTTCGCAGGGCGACACATCGTCTTACCAATGACCGCCGAACGCATGTGGCTGGACTGGGACTGCGCGCTATCAATCGTCGGGCATGACGTCGAAGTTAAACAGACCTATGCGGCGATCCTGACATCGAAGCGGCGACCGAACTTATTTGTCGATATCGGCGCCAACTACGGCACGCACTCCCTGCTATTTCTGTCGCATAACATCGAGACGCTCAGCTTCGAACCCAATCCATCTTGCCACTCGTACTTGCGTGAGACCTGTCGCCTGAACGCGCTTACCCCACGATTAGAAGAATGTGCGCTCGGCGCGACGCCAGGAACTGTCGAATTATGGTATCCCGAGACAGACACGTGGTTGGGATCGACAGACAAGGATGCACAGCACGACCTGCAGCAGAAGTACTTGACGACCGTGCAGACGGTCCCCCAGAAAACGCTGGATGACTTCTTGGCTTCATTTGTCGGTCGGAACGTGCTGGTAAAAATCGATACCGAAGGCGCGGAATACCAGGTTCTACTCGGCGCCTCTCGGACACTGAAGGAGATACGACCCTGCGTAATTTTCGAGAGCTTGGGAAGCGACGACCGCACGAAGCTGTACGGCCTATTTGTATCGCACAGCTATTCGGTCGCACATTTGCCATTGTTTCCTGATGAAGACCCACACTTGCTTGGCGTCGAACAGTTTTGCGAAAGTTGTTCTTCGAATTTTGTCGCGATTCCCTCTTAAGTTTGTTTTCCGTCTGAAATGCCCGGCCGTTCGTGCCGGAAAAGTCTTCGCATCGCATGCCGACCAACTCTAGTCCTTCCTGAGACATTACTGACCATGTCGAACGTCATCCTCGGCTTATGCGCCAACTATTCGATCGACCAGCTCGCCCCCTTCGTTACTTCTCTGCGCGCGACCGACTTCAACGGCGAAGTCACGTTCTTTGTCGACAGACTTTCGGGCGATACCAAGCGCTTCCTGCATGCGCACGATTGTCGCACAATTCCTTTTCACTCGATCCGGCACTTTCGAGGCGCGCAAACGACTCGCCGGCTTGTCGCCCGCGCAATTCGCACTTTTTGTCCCGCGTCGCCATCGACAAAGGTTCGCTCATTTGTGACGCGCCTCTGGCATTGCGCGGCCAGCCGATACTTTCTCTATGCGACGTACCTGGAGAATACCAATGGCCGTTTTGAAAAGGTCTTGCTAACCGACGTACGCGACGTCGTGTTTCAGCGCGATCCCTTCGACTTTCCGATGCGCGGCGCAATGTGCGCCTTTCAGGAATCGTTGGCTCGCATCGGGGACGATTACTTTAACAGCCAGTGGATCATCGATGGTTTTGGCAAGAAGGTTTTC
This window harbors:
- a CDS encoding FkbM family methyltransferase yields the protein MTAERMWLDWDCALSIVGHDVEVKQTYAAILTSKRRPNLFVDIGANYGTHSLLFLSHNIETLSFEPNPSCHSYLRETCRLNALTPRLEECALGATPGTVELWYPETDTWLGSTDKDAQHDLQQKYLTTVQTVPQKTLDDFLASFVGRNVLVKIDTEGAEYQVLLGASRTLKEIRPCVIFESLGSDDRTKLYGLFVSHSYSVAHLPLFPDEDPHLLGVEQFCESCSSNFVAIPS